Genomic window (Sulfurimonas sp.):
TCTTCTTTTGCTTCTTCAACACCAGCAACATCATCAAATTTTGTATCTGGTTTTTCTGAGTTTATCATCTTTTTTGAGTTACCCATGCCAAGAATGCCACCACCCATACTCTTTTGCATTCGTCCTGCAAAAAACATCCATACACCAATAATGAGTAAAAATGGGAATAACCAACCAAACATCTCTGTAAACCAATTTGTTTCACTGAAACCAGAATAATCGATGCCTTGTTTATCCAATAATGATACAAGATTGCCATCTCCTGGAATAAGTCTAGTTGCGTAAATCATGCCATCTGTTGATTTCGCTTTTATATAAGTCTGTCCTATCTCTACTTTTGCTAAACTTTTAGACTCTATAAGACCTTTAAACTCTGAGTAACTTACTTGTTTTGTTTTTCTACTTGTTGTGCCATTTCCTGCATCAAAGGCTGAACCATCACCAACAAGACCTTTAAACAATAAAATTATTACAACTGAAAAAATTGCAAAAGTTATTAGAGGGTTTTTATTGAAAAAATTATTATTGTTATCGTTTTTATTTGAATTTTGTTTTGACATTTTTTATCTCTTTTTTTATTTTCTTTTTAAAATGAAGGTTAACCATTCATCTTCTTGTATCTTTTGGACTACTTCACAATCTTTGTAAAAAGTTAAAACTTTCTTTTCATATTTATCTAAAATACCAGATATGATTAAAATACCATCTTCATTTAAAGCATTTTTTAAATCTTTTGCTATAAAAGTAAGTACATCTGCTACAATATTTGCAACAACTACATCATACTTTTTAGAACTTAAAGAACATGAACCTTCCCAAATTTTTGCAAATTCAAGATCATTAAGTTTTGCATTATCTATACTATTTTGCACTGATACTGGGTCAGTATCACAAGCATCTACTACTGCATTTAACTTCATAGCTGCGATACCAAGTATCCCGCTTCCACAACCCACATCAAGGATACAACTACCTTCTTTTACATACTTAGAAATAGCTCTTAGTGCTGAAGCAGTTGTTGGATGATGACCTGTTCCAAAAGCTAAAGCTGGATCTATTTGTATATTTATAAGTTGTGAATTGGGTTTATTCCAAGTTGTATGAATATAAAATTTATCTATACAAAGTGGTGTTATACTCTTTTGATAAAGTTCAACCCAGTCGCTGTTTTTAAGTTTTTTATGACTAGTTTCTAAATCTATATTTTGTCCTAAAGCTTTTGTAAGAGCTTCACAAAATTGCTCTAATCCCCAAGCTATAGTTTCAAGTTCATCTTCACTTCTTACGATGAAACCCATTTTAGTTTCTTCAAAACCAACAGGAATCGTATCGGCTAAAAAATCTGCAAATAACTCCTTGTGAGAGGAAACATTAACTACTAACTCGTAGTAGTACTCTTGCATTACTAAGAAACACCCATTACAGCACCAAGCTTTTCTTTTAATACCTGAGGAGTAAAAGGTTTAACTATATAGTTATTTACACCTGCTTTAAGTGCAGTAATCACTTCTGATTTACCACCTTCTGTAGTTACCATAATAATCGGTGTATCTACAAATCTATCATCAGCACGAACTTTTTTCACAAGTTCTAATCCATTCATTTCTGGCATATTCCAATCAGTAATTAACATATCAATATCAGGATTAGAATCCATTTGAGCCCAACCTTCAACGCCATCAGCACCTTCAAGTATGTCTTTATAACCTAAACGAGCCAAAGTATTTTTTATAATACGGCGCATTGTAGAACTATCATCAACCACAAGTAATTTCAATTGAAATCCTTTTAAAAATATATTTGTAAAATTTATACTCTAATAATAGCAAAATTTTTATTGTTTTTCAATTAATTTAGAAGTTTAAACATCTTTGGCAAATCTAATTTACCTTCATAGTAAGCTTTTCCAATTATTACACCATCAACTTCATTTGTTGCTATCAAAGCTTCTATGTCACTTTCGTCTTTTACACCACCACTTGCAATAGTGCTTACACCACTTGCTCGCGCAATATCTAATGTGAAATCAACATTAACTCCTGCTAAAGTCCCATCTTTGCTAACATCTGTACAGATAATAGCTTCAACACCAGCAGATGCATACTCTTTAGCCAAATCAGTTGCCTTCATAGTGCTAACATCTGCCCAACCTTCTACTGCAACAAAACCATCTATGGCATCTATACCTACTGCTATTGGATATTTACTAGCCATATCTTTAACAAACTGAGGATTTGTCACTGCAATAGAACCTAAGATGATTCTATCTATCCCAATTTCTAGCATCTTTTTGATAGTTTCTTCATCACGGATGCCACCGCCAAGTTCTAGTTTAACATTAGAGTTTTGTCTGATTTTTATTATCTGTTCTAAGTTTTTTGGCTCACCTGCAAAAGCTCCATTTAAATCAACTAAATGCACCCACTCTGCACCCATCTCTTCAAACTTTTTCACTAAAGACCAAGGCTCATCTGAGTAAATCTTTGCACTGTCCATCAAGCCTTTTGTAAGGCGAACTGCTTTTCCATCTTTTAAATCTATTGCTGGGTAAAGTGTCATTTTTTTATAATCCTATAAAGTTTTTTAATATCGCAAGACCATTGTCATGGCTTTTTTCCGGGTGAGGCTGGATGCCAAAAATATTTCCGTGAGCTACTGCCGATGTAAACTCATAACCATAATTTGTTCTACCGATAATATCTTCTTCGTTTGTACAATTAACATGATAAGTATGCACAAAATAAAGATAATGTTCTTCATCTAAGTTTTCAAAAAGAGGATGAGAAGTTGTAAACATTCTGTTCCAACCCATATGAGGTACTTTTAGTTTTTCTTCAAACTTAGAAGTATCAAAAGCTTTTACATTACCTTTGATGAGTCCTAGACCTTCATGTTCTCCAAACTCTTCACTTGATTCAAAAAGAAGTTGCATACCAAGACAGATTCCAAGCATATACTTCCCACTTTTTGCATACTCTTTTATAGCATCTATCATATCTCTATCTCTTAGATGCTCCATAGCATCGCCAAAAGCACCAACTCCTGGTAAAATTAACTTATCATAATTTTTAAACTTACTTGGATCACTCTCAACAACCGTTTTTTCTCCCAACAAAGCAAATGCATTTTGTACACTTGCTAAGTTCCCCATGTTATAATCAACTATCGCTATCACTACTATTTCTCACTTTTGTAAATTTTATATATACTGCTAGACTTAATATCAAGACAGCCACTCCACCAATAATATATGTTGCATATATAAGTTTTTCTGGGTCTGTTATAGCAAACTTAAACACCAACATCAAAGCTTCAATAGACAAAGCTATAATTATAGAACCTAAAAATTTAACCATGGTTTTATGTGGACCTGAAATATTTTGTTCTTTATGCCTACCCAAAATCTCTTCTTCAATAAGAGTCTTAGCTAAATCAAAAATGGCCAAAGATAAAGTAAGGAGAATAGTTGCCATAAACATATCATCTATTATCAGATTAGTACCTGCTACTTCTTCCACAAAAAAGCTCTTAACACCATGTGCAAATAAAAAGATTGCAACAGCAATAAGAGCAAAAGAATACATAGCATAAGAAAATTTAAAAAACTTAGAAAAGAAGGCATCTGATTTATTTAAATGCGCAATTTTTAAAACTTCATCAAGAGGCATATCTAAACATGCCACATATTTCAACACTCCACTTTCAGAGTAGATTGGTTGAGATGCTGTAACTGTCAACTCTTGTGTAATTAGAGATGGGTAAGGGTCTGTAATACTACATCTGCCCTCTCTAACTGCTCTATAATAGTAGGCTCTATCTGCTCTGATTTTCCCTGTATCGTCATCTATTTGTGCATTTGCAGTATATGTTGGTGTTATCTGAACACCTCTATGGTCAAGCAGATATACACCTTCACAGTTTTCTAAATCTGCTTTTATCTTTAGCATACGAGGCATTATCATCTCTACTGAGAGGGAGGGAAGTCTATTTGGAATGTTTTTAGAAAAGAGATAACAAAAGTAAGCTCTTACCTTCGTTCTACCTTCTGCAAAATTTTGAATATCTGAAGCAACCATTTATCTAGTTAAATCCTTCTTTAGAACTTGGAATATCTGTTATTTGTGGACGGTGAGTAATACTTGGTCCAAATACTTTTTTGATGATTGATTTAAAACCTTTTTCATTTTCTTCATATTCGCGTTCTGCTTCTTGAAGGGCTACTTCCCACGCTGATGAAAATCCAGGAGCTTTTAACATCATTTTTCTTAATGCCCCATCATAAATATTTAAAAGTCTAAGTTCTGCACGACCAGGTTTTTGTCCTAATGTTTTTACTGAAATTCTTAAATTCTCATTTTCTTTTTTATATTTTTCTAAATCTTTTTCTAAATTTTTATTACCTAAATCTGTTATTTTCATCTGTCTATTTAAATGTTCTTTATACTCTTTTAATTCTCGTTTATGTACTCTTATTTCAAATCTGGATTTTATATAACTTAAAAAATAACCAACAACAAAACTTGCAAGTATTAATAATATTCCTAAAGTGCTCAATTCCATAAAATCTCCTTTTATCAACCTGATTATACCAAAAAATATAATCTACTTAGTTTTACTTAAAAATGGATCTGCTAATAATCCTATTATAGATGCTAAAAAAAAGAAAAATCCACCACCTATTAACATTATATATATTGGCACTATTGTCATGCTTTCAAACATCTTATATCCTTTACTTTTGATACCTAAAGTATAAAGAATTAAAATGTAAATATAGTGTTATTTCAATTTTTATCTAATAGTTGTAAAACTCATAACATCTTCGCTAAGTTCTGTTTTTTTGCTCTTTTTCTTTTTGATACCTCTTGTTTTTACAAGAGCTTTTTTTATGTCTTTTGAAATGATATAATAGCCACTTTTTTCATCATAACTTACAGATGGAAGAGAATTTATTTTACGGTTAGATGCTATGACTTGGATGCTCTCTACTCCAAAAGGTGGTTCAACTGTGAACTCTCCTAAACTTATCCATCTAGATGCATCATCTGCATTTATAAACTTAACAAATCTACTGTTTCCATTACCTTCACTTAACTCTAAAAGATAAGAAAAACTTCCTTCTTTTGTTTGTGTATAACCGACTATATAGATATAACCCATCTTGTTTAGTTTTACAAAAAGCTCTATATCTTCACCCTTGTTAAAAAGTAAGTTTTCACTTCCTCTGTTTGAGTTTAGAGAAACCTTTAAAGAACTAGAACTTATCACTCCTGAGTTAAGTAAAGCGTCAAAGTCTATATTTTTTGGTTTTACTTGTATGTTTTTGTAAGCTTTTTTATTTATGTTTATTGTTTTTGAAGCAACTATCTCATTTGTTTTTATACTTAAGAGTTCATAGTTTAAAACCATCATTTTTTTTGTAACTACATACTCTCCTACTAACAGATAAGAAGCATTTTTAGGACTTTTTACACTCTTTACTTTAGCTTTTAGCTTTTTTACAAAAACAGCACCAAATTGAGCAACTGTTGTGTTTGATTGCATAAGTGGCGGATAAACAAAAATATTTTTGTTTTTAAAACTTTTTGCTAAAACTCTACTTGCCATATCTAGTGAGTCTATATTTGAGTCAAGTTTTGCTAGTTCTAGTTTTACTTTTGCCTTGGTTAAAGTTGGACGATTTGGTAGTTTTGAGCCTAAAATCATCGCTACACTTTCATATCTGTCATACTCTTTTAAAAGTGAATAAGCATCGCTGTAAAGTTGTAGTTTCAAAGTAGAAGATGAAGATGAAGTGTTACCTATTTCTGAGCTTATACTATCTAACTCTTTTTTTATATTTTGTAGTTTTTTAGTATAGAGTGCTTTTACTTTATGTGGGGATAACTCTACTCTTGCTTCAACTTCCATAGCTCTATCTATAAAAGTAAAATCAGCACCTAATATTGGTAAGTTTGAGCTTATTTTTATGTTTGATGAAGAACTTGAGTTTCCTTTATCTCCTTTTACGAAAGACTTTGATTCAAAGTTGGAACGAACCTCACTTTTTATAACCTGACTCAAATCCCCAAGAGCCTCTTTTTTTGCTTCTTTATTTGTTTGAGCATAACCTACCCCACTTATATCTGCACTTAGCATAGATGCCAAACAAAGTGTAAGCATCCATATATTTTTCACTTTAAAAAACCTCATAAATCAACCTTAAATATCTTTGCCTTATTATGCTATAATTTATATAATGATTCACTTATACAATAACACTATTTCATCATCACAGTTAAAAGAGGTAGTAAAAGCTTTTAAAGGGTATAAGAGTATTGATATAAATAGATGTACGGGTATTGATGATGATTTTATATATTTTGTTGAAATAGATAAAATAAAAAAAACTCTTTTGTTAAAAATCAAAGAACTTCTTAAAAACAAAAAGAAAAGTTTGATTTACTTTTTTATAAATGATTCTCATAGTTTAATGCTTTTCCAACTTGCTTCTTTGTTGGAAGTAAAAAATATATTTACAAAAAAAAATATCGCTTCTAAGATACTAGTTGACATCCAAAAAGAGATAAAAGAACACCAAACCATACAACAAGAACATCAAATTGCCCAAACTATTATGCATGACCACCATTTTATGATTTTTGAAAACAACAAACTAAAATTTGCTTCTTCAAAAATATATAAAGACTTTAACTGCATAGACCTAGAAGATGTAAAGTCAAAAATTTGTTCGCAGTTTAACTTAGACGCTCTGCTAAAAGAAGACTCTTCTATCCAAAATGTTTTTAAATTTGGCGTAAGTCAAGAATTGTACAATATCAAAAGTAGCACTTCAGATTTAAATCAAGAAAAATTTATCTATATAGAAAATATGCCTGAAGACAATCATTATGATGTTCGTGGTATTGACTTTATAAAAAATCGCATTTACTTCATAGAAACTTTAAAAGAAAAAGTTTTAGAAGTTAGCATCTCTGCTGGAATGCTTGGTGTTATAAGTATTCATATAGAAAACATTGCAAACCTTAGAAATGATTGGAGTGAGTATGAGATAGAGATGTCCATACGCGATATTCTTCTTCAAGTAGAGTTAGAAATAGAATCTCACACTATCTTAGCTCAATATGATAGTGGACTTTATGTAACCCTTTTCCAAGATTTAGATTTTGAAGCATTAAAACAAAAAGCTTCTAAAATACAGTCACATATAAATGAGTACTCAGACAAACAAAAGATAAAACCGCTTATAGGGCTTTATGCTTTTGATATACATAATTTAGAGTTAAATCAAATTTTACAAATCATTTCAAATATTTCAAAAGAAGAACTATCTCCAAAAGATATAGAATCACAAAGCCTTTATAGAATTATAAATATTGATGACACTTTAGATGAAGAAAAAATTATAGATATACTTTTACAAGCATCTTTTACAAATAAAACCGCTATAAAACTGATGAATATTTATAAAGGTTTATGCATAAACACTTCTTCATTAATCGTAAAAAAAATAGATCAAGAGATATATGTAAGATATGAACATCTTCAAGGTACAGTCATGCATCTAGAAAAAGAAACTGTCTTACAATCATCAAATTTTCCAAAAGATATAATTGCTGATGTAAAATATGTTGACCCTAAAAAAAGTATAGCTCAACTCAAAAACTTTAGATTTGTTCAAGGAAGTGCGAACTCTAGAAAGTACTCTCGTGTTACTTGTGCACTTAGAGTACCTATATCTATAACTCACGATAAAGGTACCTTAAACGGAGAGATTTTAGATATATCTCTTAACTCTATAGCTATTAAAACAAGGTTTTCAAAAAATATAAATACTTTAAAACTTAGTAAAATTGTTTTAAACTTTACTCTTCCTATAAAAGATACTGAGTTTGGTTATATGCAACTTTCACTAAATGCTAAAGTAGTTTTTACCCTTTGTGATGATGAGTTTTGTAAAGTTGTACTAAACCTATACGAAGACCAATCAAGTGAAGCTGTTTTAATGGAATATGTCTATGCAAGACAAAAAGAGATAATAGTTGAGTTAAAAAAACAAACGGCTATGCTACAATAATAAGAATGAAAGAATATAAAAAAATAGCTATTGTTCGCTTATCTGCACTTGGGGATATAATAAATAGTGCTGTTGTTTTACAATTTATACATAAAAAATTTCCAAATGCGCAAATAGATTGGATAACAGAAGAAGTTTTTTCTCCTTTGCTTAAAAGCCATCATCTAATCCACAATGTTCACATAATTAATCTAAAAAAAATCAAAAAAGAAAAGAACTTCTTACTTTTGAAAAAAAACATCTCTTATCTTCGCTCTTTAGGAGAGTTTGATATTGTTATAGATATGCAAGGACTTTTAAAATCTGCCATAGTTTCAAGGTTCATTAGTAAAAATACTCATGGTTTTGATAAAGAGTCCTCAAGAGAAGGTCTTAGTTCTCTGTTTTACAAAACAACTTCTAAAATTGCATACGAGGAAAGCATCGTTAAAAGAAACTGTTTTTTAAGCTCAGATGCTTTAGGCTTTGAACTAAGTGATGAGATGATTTTAAATAAAAAACCTATTTTTGAAATAAAAAAAATAGATTTCATAGATGCTAGTAAAATAAATATAGCTTTTATCATCGGTGCTTCTTGGCTATCTAAAAAATACCCTAAAGAAAAAATTATCCAACTATGTAATGAGCTAAAAGAAAATTCTATTATAGTTTGGGGAGATGAAGATGAAAAAAAAGATGCAGAATTTATTTGTAAACATTCTTCTTATGCATCTATTGCTCCAAAGCTTCCATTAATAGAACTTTTATCTTTGATTTCAAGTGTTAATTTAGTCATAGGAAACGATACGGGACCTACACACATGGCATGGGCTCAAAATATTGCATCTATAACTCTTTTTGGTCCTACAACAAGTAGAATGATTTATGAAACACCTAAAAATATTGGGATAAAATCAAGCTCAAAAGTAGATATTTTAAAAATAAATAAAAATGATTTTTCTATACAAGATATAGAAGTTAAAGAAATTGTTTCAAAAGCTAAGGAGCTATTAAACTATGAGATTTAAACTTTTTTTACTACTAGAGAAATTTTTGATGCTACTTCCTAAAACATGGAGAAAAGGTTTTTTTACTTTTCTCGGAATTCTTGCATATAAAGCATCTGCAAGATATAGAAAAGTTGCACATCAAAATCTTGACTTTGCTTTTAATAATCAAAAAAGTGAAAAAGAAAAAGATGAGATAACTAAGTATGCTTTTAAAAATTTAATATATAACTTTCTTCATGCTATGGAACTTCGACACATGAGTAAAGAAGATTTAAAAAAGAAAATCACTATACAAAATATCCAAGCAGTTAATAAAGTTCACAAAGAAGGACGAGCAGTTATATATGTAACAACTCATTACAGTTCATGGGAGCTCGGAGGAGCTAGCATCGGAGCTTTTATAGAACCTCTAATAGCAGTTTATAAAAGAATGAAAAATCAAGAATATCAAGAGTGGCTTTTAGATGCAAGAGATTCTTTTGGAAACATCTCAATGGAGAAAACAAATGTTGTAAAACCTCTTGTTAGAAACCTAAAAAAAGGTGTAGCTTGTGGTCTTTTAATAGATACAAACATAAACCCAAAAGAAGGCTTAATGGTAGAGTTTATGGGTAAAAGCATCCGTCAAACTTCTACTCCAGCTTATCTAGGACGAAAATTTAATGCAGCCATAATTCCTGTAACCATAAGAACTGATGATGAAGAGAACTATACACTTATGCTTTTTGATGAGATACCAGTAGAAAAAACTGATGATATTCAAGCAGATATACAAAAGGCTACACAACTTCAAGCTGATTGGCTAACAAAACTCATAACTAATGAACCAAAATTTTGGTTTTGGTTACATCGTAGATGGAAAAATGACCACCCTGAGATTTATGAAAAATAATCTTTCATATATCGAAACTATTATTTTCACACTCTTGAGTTCTCGCCTCAAAAAGTTTTAAGATAGTTAAGAAAAATGCTGTAATAGCAGGTCCTAAAATCATACCCCAAAACCCAAATGTTGCAAGTCCCGCGATAATAGCAAAGAAAATCACAAGTTCATTTATCTTTGCATCATCTTCTTTTAAAAGCCTTTGATTTATCCCTTTAATGATTAGTGGTTTTATAAAAGTGTCTGCGATTATAGAAATAACAACTATAGAATAAGAGGCTATAAAAATTGCATTGCCATTGTTACCAACTGCAAACTCATAAATCATAAATGGTAACCACATCATAATCCCGCCAATAACGGGAACAAGAGATGCAAACCCATACATGATTCCAAATAAAAGACCGTTATAACCTAGAAATGAAATCGCTACTCCAAAAAGAACTCCTTCAAACATCGCTGTTGCAATGATTGAGTAAAAAACAACACTCATTACAGATGCTAACTCTTTAGAAAGCAGAGTTGTTTCTTCTATGGACATATGAACAACTCGTTTTAAAAACTTAACTATGTTTTCACCATTGTATTGAGCGAAAAAGTAAAAGATTATGATTAAAAAAGCGTTCTTTAAAAAACCTGCACTAAAAGAACCTATCTTACCAGTGATTGAAAGAACATTTGTTGTGAAGTTATTAATATCCATCTCTTTTATAGCATCTAGCGCATAGGGTTTTAAAAACAGTAAATACTCTGGAGGAGTTTCTATAAACGCTCTTACATAGGTTTCCATTTGTAAATATGTTTGTGTTTCAAGTGAATTTAGTTGCAAAGTAAGCGTTGCCAAGAAATAACCTAATGGAGCGAAAAACAAAACTGCTAATAACAAACTTGAAGCCATAGCTGAAAAAAGTTTATTTTTGAAAATACTTTCAAAATATGTTTGAATATTGGCAGTTGAAATTGCCAAAAGAGCTGCAATTGTAATAGCAAGAACAAAAGGAGCATAAAGTAAATACATCCAGTACAATGATGTAGCAAATAAAATTGTTACAAAAAATTGTGGTTTCATTATTTTATCTCCTTTTCCAAGGAAGTAAATTCCTTGAAAAATTCCTATCACTAAAGCTATGCCTATCGGCAAGAGATAATTTTAAAATTAAAATTTTCAAATTAAACTTCCTTGCAAAGTTGGAAATGGTTTATCTAAAATTTCATAAGTGCTTCTTGTAGCTTTTCGCCCCTTTGCTGTTCGCTCTAGGTAGCCATTTGCTATGAGGTATGGTTCAAGCACATCTTCAACTGTTCCTTCATCTTCACTAAGAGCCGCTGCAATAGTACTTAATCCCATCGCTCTTCCTTGTGCTGATATCAAAAGATTTAAAAGTCTTATATCCATCTCATCAAAACCATGAGAGTTAATGCCAAGTTCATCAAGAGCGTATGTTGTTCGAGAATGATTAATATCTGACTCATTAGCCACCTCAGCAAAATCTCTAACACGACGCAAAAGTCTAAGAGCAATACGAGGAGTTCCTCTACTTCTTTTTGCTATCTCAACAGACGCTTTATGGATTATCTCTTTTTCTAATTTACTTGAAGCTTGAGATATGATTTTTGCTAACTCCTCAGCACTATAAAACTGCATTCTAAAACTCATACCAAATCTATCTCTAAGTGGATTTGATAACATTCCTGCTCTTGTTGTTGCCCCAATGAGTGTAAAACGAGGTAAATCAATTTTAACAGTCTGAGCAGCTGGTCCACTTCCTATAATAATATCTATACGAAAATCTTCCATTGATGAGTATAAAATCTCTTCAACAGCAGGTGAAAGACGATGAATCTCGTCTATGAAAAGTATATCACCTTCTTCTAAGTTTGTGAGTATTGCAGCTAAATCTCCACTTTTTTCTATCATGGGAGCGGCTGTTACTTTTATATTTGCGTTCATCTCATTTGCAATTATTAGAGCTAGTGTAGTTTTTCCAAGCCCCGGTGGTCCATAAAACAAAACATGGTCTAGGGCTTCATCTCTAAGTTTACTTGCCTCTATAAAAACACCAAGATTTTTTTTAATCTGCTCTTGACCTATATACTCACTCCAAGCATCTGGACGCAAAGTAAATTCTACGCTCTCTTCTTCTGTACAAAAGGTTTCTATCTCTACTAATCTATCCATCAGCTATTTCTCATTAGTATGTATGCTCTACTTTAGGAAATGATTTATTTACAACTTCATCTGAGTAAGTTTTAACAGCTTCTCTAACAAGAGATGCTCCATCTAAGTATTTTTTTACAAATTTTGGAGTGAATTCTTCAAATAGTCCAAGCATGTCTGAGAAAACTAAAACTTGTCCATCTACATCAACACCAGCACCGATGCCAATTACAGGAATACTAACACTACTTGCAACTGCTTTTGCCACATCTGCTTTTGCACCTTCTATGACCATACAAAAGGCTCCTGCATCTTCTACCGCTTTGGCATCTTTGAGTAAGTTGATTTTTTCTTCTTCAGTTTTGCCTTTAACTTTGTAACCACCCTCACTTCTTACAGATTGAGGTAAAAGTCCGATATGTCCACAAACAGCGATGCCATTATCTACTAAATGTTTTATTGTGGTAGCTCTATCTTGTCCACCTTCTATCTTTACACAGTCAGCATCTGTTTCTTGAAAAACACGCGTAGAGTTTTTTAGTGCATCTTCTTTGTTTGTGTAAGTTCCAAAAGGCATATCACATATCACAAAACTATTTTTAGCACCAGTACAAACTGCTTTAGTATGGTAAATCATCTGCTCCATTGTTGCACTAAGAGTATCTTTTCTTCCAGCAAAACTCATATTTAAGCTATCACC
Coding sequences:
- a CDS encoding lipid A biosynthesis lauroyl acyltransferase; this encodes MRFKLFLLLEKFLMLLPKTWRKGFFTFLGILAYKASARYRKVAHQNLDFAFNNQKSEKEKDEITKYAFKNLIYNFLHAMELRHMSKEDLKKKITIQNIQAVNKVHKEGRAVIYVTTHYSSWELGGASIGAFIEPLIAVYKRMKNQEYQEWLLDARDSFGNISMEKTNVVKPLVRNLKKGVACGLLIDTNINPKEGLMVEFMGKSIRQTSTPAYLGRKFNAAIIPVTIRTDDEENYTLMLFDEIPVEKTDDIQADIQKATQLQADWLTKLITNEPKFWFWLHRRWKNDHPEIYEK
- a CDS encoding AI-2E family transporter, whose protein sequence is MKPQFFVTILFATSLYWMYLLYAPFVLAITIAALLAISTANIQTYFESIFKNKLFSAMASSLLLAVLFFAPLGYFLATLTLQLNSLETQTYLQMETYVRAFIETPPEYLLFLKPYALDAIKEMDINNFTTNVLSITGKIGSFSAGFLKNAFLIIIFYFFAQYNGENIVKFLKRVVHMSIEETTLLSKELASVMSVVFYSIIATAMFEGVLFGVAISFLGYNGLLFGIMYGFASLVPVIGGIMMWLPFMIYEFAVGNNGNAIFIASYSIVVISIIADTFIKPLIIKGINQRLLKEDDAKINELVIFFAIIAGLATFGFWGMILGPAITAFFLTILKLFEARTQECENNSFDI
- the ruvB gene encoding Holliday junction branch migration DNA helicase RuvB, which codes for MDRLVEIETFCTEEESVEFTLRPDAWSEYIGQEQIKKNLGVFIEASKLRDEALDHVLFYGPPGLGKTTLALIIANEMNANIKVTAAPMIEKSGDLAAILTNLEEGDILFIDEIHRLSPAVEEILYSSMEDFRIDIIIGSGPAAQTVKIDLPRFTLIGATTRAGMLSNPLRDRFGMSFRMQFYSAEELAKIISQASSKLEKEIIHKASVEIAKRSRGTPRIALRLLRRVRDFAEVANESDINHSRTTYALDELGINSHGFDEMDIRLLNLLISAQGRAMGLSTIAAALSEDEGTVEDVLEPYLIANGYLERTAKGRKATRSTYEILDKPFPTLQGSLI
- the panB gene encoding 3-methyl-2-oxobutanoate hydroxymethyltransferase translates to MNKKMTINSIQKSKGNRPLVMITAYDALFAKLFESSADMILVGDSLNMSFAGRKDTLSATMEQMIYHTKAVCTGAKNSFVICDMPFGTYTNKEDALKNSTRVFQETDADCVKIEGGQDRATTIKHLVDNGIAVCGHIGLLPQSVRSEGGYKVKGKTEEEKINLLKDAKAVEDAGAFCMVIEGAKADVAKAVASSVSIPVIGIGAGVDVDGQVLVFSDMLGLFEEFTPKFVKKYLDGASLVREAVKTYSDEVVNKSFPKVEHTY